The DNA sequence ATGGCCCCATCGGGGTACCGCTCGTCGACCTGTTGGACCGCGTCCTGGCGACCGGCGTAGTGATCAGTGGTGACCTGGTCATCGCCATCGCTGACGTTCCGCTGGTACGCCTGTCGCTTCATGCCCTGCTCTCCTCCGTCAACGAACGGGTCCCCGCTCCCTGGGCGGACGGCGGCCCCCTATGACCAGCTCCCGACTCGACCTGGACTCCGACCAGATGGGACGCGACCTCGTCGCCCTGGTGCTCACCGTGGTCGAACTCCTCAGGCAGCTGATGGAGCGCCAGGCGATTCGCCGGATCGAGCAGGGCGACCTCAGCGATGAACAGGTTGACGAGATCGGCACCACGCTGATGCTGCTCGACCAGCGGATGACTGAACTCTGCGAGCAACACGGAGTGCGTCCGGAGGACCTCAATCTCGACCTCGGCCCGCTCGGAACCCTTCTGCCCCGAAGCTGAGGACATTGGTGCGGTCCGGCCGAATCCGTCAGCATCGCAGCCCTCGCCGCGAGGCGGCGGCCCGCCGTGCCGCGAGCGCGGCGGCCCGCCGTCGGCCCACCAGGCCATATATCCGCACCGGTTCCTGCTCCGGGGCGGGCACGTTTCGATTGCTCTGAGCCCCGCCAGGGCCGTCCTCCTGCGCCCTACCGTGCCCGCTGGCTCGTCGGCACGCAGAAGCATTCAAGGAGCTACACCGTCAAAGCCCAAGCCGACGGCCG is a window from the Streptomyces sp. NBC_00299 genome containing:
- a CDS encoding gas vesicle protein, which produces MTHEVVPWDSPGSLNGPIGVPLVDLLDRVLATGVVISGDLVIAIADVPLVRLSLHALLSSVNERVPAPWADGGPL
- a CDS encoding gas vesicle protein K, with the translated sequence MTSSRLDLDSDQMGRDLVALVLTVVELLRQLMERQAIRRIEQGDLSDEQVDEIGTTLMLLDQRMTELCEQHGVRPEDLNLDLGPLGTLLPRS